The Cryptococcus neoformans var. grubii H99 chromosome 8, complete sequence DNA window ATGAGGCGGTAGGCTTCGACTCAGTTTCCATAACCCCTTTCAGACGATCAGCGACTTCCTGCGACAGCGGCGGAGTGATCGTTGAATCAGCGCTAATCGGGTTTTCCATGAGACCCGAGGCACCAGGGGATGGTGACGGCGTGGCATCATCATTGATCGCTTCTAAcacatcctcatcctcgcttTCCATGTCGTCACTTCCTGTCAAACTTCCCGAAGCTGACTCGCTGACGGGCAATTCCTTAGCTGGGGTTACaccgtcctcttcttgatgaGAAGTCTCGCCAGCCTGTTCATTATCATTATCTTCGATGGCTTCGCCTAGCGCCTCAAGTCCTTCAAGACCACCAGAAAGTATACCGTCCTCTGTGTAGACTGGTCCGGTACCTGGGGTACGATTGAGGATTGACATGTTGGAGGAGTGTAGCAGTTCGGCGTAAAGCTCTATTATGCGGAAACGTTCAAGTGTGAAAGGTTTAGGATTGGCAATAGAGGCGACTCGTCGCTGCTTCATCTTAGTACGATCCCATCGTAAATGAGGGCACTTACCTGAGAACGGGGCTGCAATACCAGCTGATGCAGTTGGGCGAATCGGTCGCTGACGGCGTCCAATAAATGGCCAAGATGCACTATCCCCATCTTGGAAGTCATGTCCACTAAAGCATCCTCCATATGTcgtctctccttctcatccttctcttgctctGTCTCGTCAACATTATGCTGAATTTCTCGACtgtccatctcctcctgcaTCCGCACAGATATCAGTTTGTTTCGCAAGGTGTGGAAGAGATGTGGCTCGGAAAAATCAGAATTGTTACGCCGAATGATTTCGATTAAGATGATACAAATACTGGTGAGTGAAGATGTGGCAGACGCGATCGAAGGCAAAGGGTGGACGATGAGAGGATCGGCAGGCGACGCATCTCCCCCCTCACTATTAATGCCGTTCCAATCTCGATCTGACAATTCTATCTCGTCCAGCATGTAACCAGTCATTATGCCGACGCTCCGTTCGCTGACAAGGTCTCGTATTAAACGATTATCTCTGCCTCCTGCAGGACCCTGGCTCGCTTGCTGTTCAGCGTTTCCTCCATGTGGATTAAAGGGCGAAGGCGCGCATAGGGTGATAATTTGCTTGATCAACTCCGCAACGATGGTATGTATGGACGATGAATACTGCGGAGAAAGGAGATTAAGGAGCCGAGCTATCAAGTCTTCGGAAGCAAGCCAATCAATGACTCCCAGAACGCCTGCTTCTTCGCTCGAGATAATGGTCACGAGAAGGGCTTGGATCGCAGGAGAAGATATTCGAGCGATGATACGCTCGACAATATTGGGGAGGGACTGAATGAAATGGATCATCTGAAAAAGACAATGAGTTTCACTCGGCATACTGTTTCCAAATTTACACGCACATCTGAGCCTCGCTTAGCCAACAACACCCCATTCACTCGCATCCAAAGGCCTCTGATAACCTCTCTCCGTCTATCTCTCTCTTCGTCTTGCTCAGACCAGAACTCATTTCTTGCCCTTTCACGCTCTCCAGCTTCTTGTCTCGACATCGCAACGGAGCTTGCCAAAGACGATGTTCCCTCTGTTGTAGGAGTTAATGCTTCTAGGGGGGGCAAGACTGCATCCCAGAAAGGAGTGAGAAGGGTGTCGGCATTGCGCATGATCGTATCTGATATAGACCATATTTCATTACAAGTGAGAATTTCAGTGGCCGTTGCTGGGTATCTGTAGAACGTAGGCTATGAGCGCCAGAGCGTGATCAATGAATACTCACTTTGATCGATGTAGATCATCGTCGGCTTCActccctctcctcatcccttGTCCCAAACCAGGAATGGATAAATCCTCGTCAtattcctcctcatcttttGGCTTCTCGTCGACGAAAGCATCCACGCCGTTTTCTCCTGATTTCGCAGGGTTTAGAGGCGGGCTTCCAGGACCTGATCCAGGGACCATGAgagctgctggcgattTGTAAGAAGGATATAGGTCTGGTGAAGTGATGGCATGAGACAGGACTTCGGAGTCTGCAATAGCAGCCGCTTGATCAAGTTCATCAAGACCAGCAATGACCCATTGAAGTAGAGATTTGGCAGAGTCTTCACGAGATAGGAAAGTAACAAGCCTTTATTGGGGATAATGCATCAGCATGTTTTGAAAGCCATTTCATACATTATTCCATTTGACCTACTTGTTGTTTTGCGCTTTGCACTCGCCCAGTATATCGGGCTCATCCATAAGCTCCTCCAGGGTAGGCGGTATCTCGCGCGACAGCAGGGAGTCCAGCGTTGATGTCGACGTCAAATTGAATCGCCAAAGCATCTTCCTTGGTTTACCGTTTTTCTTTGTCTAATGTTACAGAGTTACAGAGTTGGATGCGTGGCTTTGATCCAAGTATATTATAGCGATTTGATTTGATTCGATACGGAGTCGCCGCTCGTTGCTGAATGGCGACAAAATAATTGATATGACAGCCGGTCCGAACACTACGTGTCGCGTGCTCGGTTAAAACTCCAAACGGTCCTTCGGCGTCGATTGGGGCAGGTAAAGGCGACGGCGACAACGAGAGCGCCGTTGCTGGTAGTGGGTGAAGGCAAAAATACGAGACTGTGTGGTTTATTATGCATAGAAGACAGCTCTAGGGGTCTTCTTACACATTTGGCACACTGTCATCCCTGGGTCGACCAAACACCGAAGCgcgggagaaaaggagatgtGGCACAAACTATAACTTATAGGGGATGCTAATTCTAAGCTATATTATTGGGTGCCCCTCAGTTACCATGTCTAGCCTCTATAGTTTAGTTGGCTATAACACCCCACTAGTAACTTGTTTAGACATTGTCTAATGGGGAGGTCTGTCGTTCGAATCGGCATGGAGGCATTAATTTTTTTGCTTCTGGCGGGAGGTATGTGTCgtgtctttttttttacgaTTTTAATCATTTACGTCTATCTATTAATGCCTCTACATCcgatatatatatatattacGCCCTACATCGAGTGGCCGACAACGCTGTTGCCAACGAACTAACCCCGATTGCGGAACAATTATTGCCCTCATCTATAATTTTATTCATAACTTGCAATTTCACTGACCTTAACGAGCTATGTATCGCAATAATTTTATTTACCATTCATCAAACTGTTATTTTTTCAGAATTTAATATGATGGCGAATCAGAAAATGAAAAGTTGTTCTTCTTTACTTCAATCCTTGCTTCTCCAAAGCAAAGAACCTGTCGAATGCATCTTTGAGGGTCTCTTGTTTTGGACGGTCTGTGATTACGATCAGCTCGCGACATTTTGTACGTGGCAAGAGCTGATGCTTACAAGTAATACCAAGTTCCCTTTGGCTCTTCTCATTTGTGAGGACGTACACTCCTGGGTTTCTATACATATATTTGCCAGGAGTACCAAGGGCGAATCGTTCTTTTTGCTCAGGATAAAGCTCCCTTAGCATGTCTGCAAACTCTTGGAAATCATAAGCTTATATATGGTTAGCTACACATATGGCTCTGACTGGGCGATCATGACGGCGATAACTCACGGCCAGCGGAGACGTTAAATCTTCCCTGCGCCCTACGGACGGCGGCTTGATAGTGTGCTTCAGCGGCATCTCGAACCTACGGAACGTCAGTATATGTGCGTCACAAAAGTGCGAGCAGAATGGCAACTAACATCGACATAATAGGGATAGAGACTGTCCATGATACGCACATCTTCCCCACCTACGAGCATCCAAAGGAATTCGGTTGACATGCCTCCATGACTGAGTGATGCGAGAGGTTGAACTTACGCAATTATCCAAATGAGTAAGCGTTGGATCACCTTAGTCTGTGCATGAGGTCACTTACTTGGGGGCCCCCAAATCATCACACAGTTCATAGTAGCCAAAGACCATTCGGCACCCTGatctcttgcttctttctGGCATTCCCACGCAACGAGTTCTGCGTATTTCTTGGCTCCCTTATAGAATAGATATCCTGCAGGAAATGTAGGGTTACTGCAAGAGGGTGTCAGACAACAATGGCTATCATAGAGTCTGAAACTCACCCTGACTCTCCAGATTCCACCATTTTatccagctcttccaaGGTATACGGGTTCCAGTTATCTTCAGTGATAACTTTGCCTTTGATCTCAGTGGGATGATACCTATGATCACCGATGGCTCCTGTGATGGCTCTCAGAACGTAGGAGCGGAGGTACTGAGGCATAGAACTCACCAAAGGTGCTAGTGTAGACTACGGATTTTacattcttctctttggCTATAGCCTTAAGAACACCCCTTGTTCCTTCCAAAGCAGGTTTCAAATGGCTCTCTCTAAATTCTTTTCCGCCGAACTCTACCGGAGAGGCAGTGTGGACCACAGCATCAACGCCTCTCATGGCCTCACTGTAATCGGCATTCTCAAGGGGTCCGACAATGAAGAGCTTTAGTTTGCCTGACGAAAGGTAAGGGGAGTATTCAGGAATAGCTTCGACAGCTGCTACCTTCGAGTTAGACCGAAGTGTACCGTTTACTATCCAGCCATGCTTCAGGAAGCTATGGGCAACATGCGCAGCCAGCTATGGCAATAACAACAGATGTAGATAAGATTCTGAAGACGGACGGTAATTCATAGATTAAGGTGGTTACTTACGAACCCTGTAATACCTGTGAGGAGTACAGATGGCATTTCCTTTTGACGTTCAGCTGAAATTAAGCCTTTTTCTGTGATTATTCGAGTTAAATTATTCTTCGTGGTACAATAAGTTCGAATGACTTGAAGGTTAATCGTGACGGAAAGCGATGATGAGACTTCCGGTATATATGTGTGGCTGTCAAGTTTAGATCACCGAGGCCGAGGGCGCCCCAGTCACTACCTTGGTCCTTTTTCACTCATTTATAACAGAACGACTAGAACACGCGGGCGCATCACCATATCACCATATATACTGTATAAAAAGATACGTAGTGCGTGCGCGTCGGGCCTCCACTTGCTTCTTATCTTCAACCTCCACATCGCTTCCAGCGTCCCTCTATTgtaccttcttcaaaattTTGCACGCCTTTCATTTGTTTGCATACCATTTTGAAAAAGGCACGCTACGTATACGTAATCACATTGCTGAGTTACGTAAGCTTAAAACGGCTTCCAGGCACTACTAGTCTCTTTTTTGTTTCTCCCCGCTGCCCGCCATCGCAAGTTGCGCCCGACTTTGATTAGGTGATCGCTGGTCTCCCCGACGATTTACCCCAAAATGAAATAATAAGCGCCGAAAAGTTGGGGGTCTATGGGTCAACAAATGAAATATCACTTTAAAATTTTGGATATGCCCGAGTCGGCCCGAAATGTTAGATGAAGGCCTAACATTCGGTAATGAGATTGGGCCACGGCCGGTACAAAGCGCCGTCCATTACTGCCCAGCCAGCCCCTTGTCAAAAGAAGCGTGGAATCGAGCAGGCGTCGAAATAGCTGACTTCCTCGTCCAAGTAAACCTTGTCAAATAAACATTCACAACCAACACAGCACTATCACACAAGAACAACGTGACCTGGGCGGCGAAGACGGATTATTCAAGCTCACCACATCGATTGATTTCTCGCCCGGAACAACGGCACCCAGGGCTTCACAGCGCGATCGAACATTATATCGGCAGATCGCAGATCAGTTATCGATTatttatcatcatcagatT harbors:
- a CDS encoding SIT4-associating protein/190; its protein translation is MLWRFNLTSTSTLDSLLSREIPPTLEELMDEPDILGECKAQNNKLVTFLSREDSAKSLLQWVIAGLDELDQAAAIADSEVLSHAITSPDLYPSYKSPAALMVPGSGPGSPPLNPAKSGENGVDAFVDEKPKDEEEYDEDLSIPGLGQGMRRGSEADDDLHRSKYPATATEILTCNEIWSISDTIMRNADTLLTPFWDAVLPPLEALTPTTEGTSSLASSVAMSRQEAGERERARNEFWSEQDEERDRRREVIRGLWMRVNGVLLAKRGSDMIHFIQSLPNIVERIIARISSPAIQALLVTIISSEEAGVLGVIDWLASEDLIARLLNLLSPQYSSSIHTIVAELIKQIITLCAPSPFNPHGGNAEQQASQGPAGGRDNRLIRDLVSERSVGIMTGYMLDEIELSDRDWNGINSEGGDASPADPLIVHPLPSIASATSSLTSICIILIEIIRRNNSDFSEPHLFHTLRNKLISVRMQEEMDSREIQHNVDETEQEKDEKERRHMEDALVDMTSKMGIVHLGHLLDAVSDRFAQLHQLVLQPRSQRRVASIANPKPFTLERFRIIELYAELLHSSNMSILNRTPGTGPVYTEDGILSGGLEGLEALGEAIEDNDNEQAGETSHQEEDGVTPAKELPVSESASGSLTGSDDMESEDEDVLEAINDDATPSPSPGASGLMENPISADSTITPPLSQEVADRLKGVMETESKPTASSGTSDITSAVSHIATAASTTSPSVSSDTPEAESKPTLELKPSDESIKTLHLTTAHPPSNTILPPGERLKRQYLSCKVMPAIVDLFFEYPENDFMHSVVYDIFQQVLNGKLSPGSNRDLVVQLMKEAKLVERVLEAQRLNDRLVAQSKSPRLPYMGHLILIAEEIVKFFACCPSDLYDIVKNTFILSEWEAFVNTSLREAKDRDDKPLAGGKPAHPSSIKSPDDSASDEDDDEPGEGSIRFGEPLTRTSAKDGFAPRGEFDAYADHDENGDGDDEEAMDRYWKSSGLGLSRQRAADSSDDDDDADWLQPPANSWGASGGDEDDFGAWETGETKPASDEFEDDAWGNFTSAPSNDNAENPFGDDNFAPSVVRVEPLQQKGDEPLTPLDWAEQFDRAFREGGGDDIPAPVSDDGEGEQGEAEEGMGVVPIVMPNLEDDEEEDVSTAMSGSMDLSMSAGTNSWTFEGDDAVVDLPLAESPHTSHTSGSALPLNVSVSPGDVSSSSASIDTSSTSSSDSTMRTTSAAAATPIVIPNRHNSMSHSRHNSLSGSWGHRPHPGHPITATSPSASSASSRASSSSPTSPSKVQRWGEAFSPPDPALIAAATEESPLGPGVSPDTRITRDGMLEREVNGQSITVPQDEIVEAIERNADDIEELENQEALSRSIGSV
- a CDS encoding oxidoreductase — translated: MPSVLLTGITGFLAAHVAHSFLKHGWIVNGTLRSNSKVAAVEAIPEYSPYLSSGKLKLFIVGPLENADYSEAMRGVDAVVHTASPVEFGGKEFRESHLKPALEGTRGVLKAIAKEKNVKSVVYTSTFGAIGDHRYHPTEIKGKVITEDNWNPYTLEELDKMVESGESGNPTFPAGYLFYKGAKKYAELVAWECQKEARDQGAEWSLATMNCVMIWGPPIQPLASLSHGGMSTEFLWMLVGGEDVRIMDSLYPYYVDVRDAAEAHYQAAVRRAQGRFNVSAGPYDFQEFADMLRELYPEQKERFALGTPGKYMYRNPGVYVLTNEKSQRELGITYRPKQETLKDAFDRFFALEKQGLK